CAGTTCGATGTATCAAGGTTACGATCAAGACACGGTGCGGTGGCCCAGCGGCGAGATCGACAACAACGGCATCGCTAGCGGCAATCTTCCCTTGCGAGACTCGCAATATGGCGCCAACCCGCAGACCTATGCTGGCGGCGGCCATCAAAGCATGGGAAGCGCCCACGCGGGCGGCGTGAATCTTGTTTATGCTGACGGGTCAGTGCATGCCATCGCGTTCGACGTCGGCCCGCTCGTGTGGAATGGTCTCGCGGATCGACAAGACGGCAACGTCGCTCAATAAACAGGATTTGCAAACAGGATTTGCGTTCGCTTCTCGCGCGGAAAAAGCCTCCATTGCAAAGCAGAATTCTACTTCGAAGCAGCGCGGCAATCGCCGCGCTGCTTTTTTCGTTCCAGCGCGTACCGTCAGCGTCGGCCGCGGAGGCGCCATCGCCTTGGCTAGCCGCCGAAGCGTCATCCTACAGTGCGGAATTCAACACTGCTGACGCTGCGTCAAAGGCTGCCGACCTCATTTCCAATCGCGAGGCCGCCGCCTGGATCGCCGCCAACGCCCCTGCCTTTGAGTGCCCCTCGCCGCAAATCGAAAAGATCTACTACTTCCGCTGGTGGACCTACCGCAAACACATCCGCCAAACGCCCCACGGCCGCGTCCTCACCGAGTTTCTGCTGGCCGTCAGCCACGCCGGGCCGTACAACACCGTCTCGTGCGCTCTCGGCCACCACATCGCCGAAGGACGCTGGCTTCGCGATCAGGCGCTGCTCGACGAGTACATCCGCTTCTGGCTCCGCTCCGGCAAGGACGGCGGACCGCCGCCACATTTCCACCAATTCAGCAGTTGGCTCGCGAGCGCCATGTGGGATCGCTATCTCGTCACGGGCGATCGTGCCGGCACGATCAACTTGCTCGATGATCTCGTCGCCGACTACCGCCAGTGGGAAGTTGAGCGCCAGCATCCCGACGGCCTCTTCTGGCAATACGACGTTCGCGACGGGATGGAAGAGTCGATCAGCGGCGGCCGCCGCGTCGAGAACATTCGCCCGACGATCAACGCCTACATGGCCGCCAACGCCCGTGCGATCGCGGCCATCGCCGAGCTAGCGGGTCGCCCCGAACTTGCCGCCGAATTCCGCGCGAAGGCAACATCGCTCCAAGAAAAACTTCTCGCCGCGCTGTGGGATGAGGAAGCGCAATTCTTCAAAGTCCGCCGCCCGGATGACTCGCTCAGTGATGCCCGCGAAGCGATCGGCTTTCTCCCGTTCACCTTCAACCTTACGCAACCCAAACACCTCGCTGCATGGCGACAGCTGAACGATCCCCAAGGTTTCAAAGCTCCTTGCGGCCTCACCACCGCAGAGCAGCGCCACCCGCAATTCCGGACGCACGGCACAGGGACGTGCGAATGGGACGGCGCCGTTTGGCCTTTCGCTACTAGCCAAACGCTGGGCGGCCTCGCGAATGTGCTCCGCGGCCCGTCGCAGCTCTACGTCACTCGCCGCGATTTTCTCAAGCAGTTGGAAACCTACGCCCGCGCACACGAGCGCGATGGCCACCCCTACATCGGCGAATACCATGACGAACAAACTGGCGCGTGGCTCATCACCGGCCCGAAGGCCGAACGGAGCCGGCACTACAACCACTCAACGTTCAACGATCTGGTGATCACCGGCTTGGTCGGCCTCGTCCCGCGCGCCGACGCGACCGTCGAAGTCGATCCGCTGCTGCCTTCCGACGCTTGGGACTGGTTCCGCTTGGAGAACGCCCCCTATCACGGCCATCTCGTCTCGATTGTCTGGGACCACAACGGCACGCGCTATCACGAAGGAGCAGGACTGGCGATCTGGATCGACGGCCGCGAAGCCGCGCGATCGCCGACTCTTCAGCGGCTCACCGCTCAGTTGCGCGAAGACGGCGAACAGCCTTGATTGGCGGCCGCGTTCGCACTCCGCTATGCTGTCCCTCAGTTTCGCCGTCAGCCCACCCTCGCCGCGGAATTCCCCTCATGCTGCCATCGCGCTCCATCGGCTGGCTACTTTCGGCGCTCCTTTCGCTTGGCGTTGCTGAGCAACTTCGCGCCGCCGATCTCGCCAAACAGCCCGGCTTCGTCAGTTCCGAATTCATCTACGAATCGGCCCCGTTCCCCTCCTGCCACGCCTCGACGCTCGTCGAAACGGGCGACGGACTGCTCGCCGCGTGGTTCGGGGGCACCTACGAACGCCATCCCGACGTCGCGATTTACACGTCGCGCTTCAAAGACGGCAGGTGGTCGGCGCCCGTCGAAGTTGCCAACGGCGTCGAATCCGCCGAGGTCCGCTATCCCACATGGAACCCCGTCCTCTTCCAACCGAAGTCGGGGCCGCTCTGCCTCTACTACAAAGCTGGCCCCAGCCCCTCGACGTGGTGGGGGATGCGGATGACCTCGACCGACGATGGCCGCACTTGGTCGAAGCCCGAGCGGCTCCCCGACGGCATCTTCGGCCCCATCAAGAACAAACCGGTGCAACTCGCCAGCGGCGACCTCCTCGCTCCCACCAGCAGCGAGCACGATGGCTGGCGCGTCCACTTCGAACGCTCCACCGACGGGGGCCAAACGTGGACCGCTACCGAGCCTGTGAACGACGGCGAAGAGTTCGCTGCGATCCAACCAAGCATCTTGTTTCATCAAGACGGCCGACTCCAAGCCGTCGGCCGCACGAAAGAAGATGGCGTCTTTACCACCTGGTCCGACGACAACGGCAAAACGTGGAACCCCATGGAAGCCACCGGCCTGCCGAACCCCAACTCCGGCACCGACGCCGTCACGCTTGCGGACGGTCGGCAACTGCTCGTCTACAACCACAACTCGGTGAAAGGCGACGCGGGCCGCACGCCGCTCAACGTCGCGGTCTCGGAGGACGGCAAGCGGTGGTCCGCCGCGCTCGTGCTTGAAGACGACGCGACGCGACACTTTTCTTACCCGGCGGTCATCCAAACCGCCGACGGCAAGGTTCACATCAGCTACACCTGGAACCGCGAGCGGATCAAGCATGTCGTCGTCGATCCGGCAAAGCTTGCTGTCGCGCCAATCGTCAACGGCGAGTGGCCGAAATAGCAGGAGCCGAACCGAACGCGGCGGCCGGCAGGGCTTCGCATTCGGCAGCTTAAGCGAAAGCACGAAGCGACGTTACGAAATTGCGTATTCCGACGCGGCTTTAGTCCACTCGGCGCCGACGAAAAAAGCGGAAGAAATCCGCCGAATTCAGCAAAAAAGTCTTTCTCGCTGCGCGTCTCAAATCACGGGCATTTCGCTGCCTCCTGACGCCGTCGTACGGTTGGTCGCGCCCCGCTTTTCTACTAGGATGGATTGAACACGCACGTCCAATCCCCATGGCGGCCTCCGATCCATGACGTTTCTTCGGCTTCGCTTCTTCTCCCTGCTCACAGCGCTGCTCGCCGGCGGATCATCGTTCGGCGCGCTCGCGTATGGCGCTGACGTCGACTTCGCCCACGAGGTGATCCCGCTGCTGCAAAAGCATTGCGCCAGCTGCCATACCAACGGCACGTATAAAGGGGGCATGTCGCTCGACACCCGCGAGTCGCTGCTCGACTCCGGCATGGTCGAAGCCGGCGACAGCTCGGCGAGCTACTTAATCGACCTGGTCACCAGCGACGACCCCAAAATGCAAATGCCCCCCAAGGGCGAACGGCTCACCGCGGAGGAAGTCACGGTTCTGCGTCGTTGGATCGACGCCGAGCTTCCTTGGGAAGCAGGCTTCACGTTCAAAACCGAGACCTACGACGCCCCGCTCAAGCCGCGGCGGCCTGAGCTGCCGTCTTCGGTTGCCGGCGTCGAGAATCCGCTCGATCGCATCATTTACGCCTACTGGCAGGAACACGGTCTGCACGTGCCGGCGCCCCTCAGCGACGCCGAATTTTATCGCCGCGTCAGCCTCGATCTCGTCGGCCTGCTCCCCAGCGCCGAAGCGGTCGACGCCTTCGTCGCCGACAAATCGCCCGACAAGCGAGCCATCCTCGTCCGCCAGCTCCTCGACGACGACGTTGCCTACGCCGATCACTGGCTCACCTTCTGGAACGATTTGCTCCGCAACGATTACGCCGGCACCGGCTACATCGACGGCGGACGTTCGCAAATCACCGGCTGGCTCTACAACGCCCTGCTCGACAACAAACCCTACGACGACTTCGTCCGCGAACTCATCTCCCCCACGAAAGAGTCGGAAGGTTTTGCCAAGGGCATCATCTGGCGCGGCCAGGTAAACGCCAGCCAGCGGCCGGAACTGCAGTTCGCCCAAAACGTCGGCCAGGTCTTCCTCGGCGTCAACTTGAAGTGCGCTTCTTGCCACGACAGCTTCGTCGACAACTGGAAGCTCACCGATTCCTACGGCCTCGCGGCGATCACCAGCAATGAGCAACTGGAAATCCACCGCTGCGACAAGCCAACCGGCGAGATGGCGAAGGCTTACTTCCTCTTCCCGGAACTTGGCGCCATCGACGGCACGGCCCCGCGGGAGAAGCGGCTCGAACAGCTCGCCGGACTGATGACCGCCCCCGACAACGGCCGGTTGACGCGCACGATCGTCAACCGTCTCTGGCACCGCCTGATGGGTCGCGGCATCGTCCATCCTGTCGACTCGATGGGCGCCCGCCCGTGGAACGAGGATCTGCTTGATCAGCTCGCGATCCAACTTTCCGACTCGGGCTACGACCTAAAGAAAACGTTGGAACTGATTGCCACGTCGCAGGTCTATGGCCTCAAGAGTGCTCCGTGGGACGAGTCGGCCCCGGTGGAAGATTACATCTTCGCCGGCCCGGCGCCCAAGCGGATGACCGCCGAGCAATTCGTCGACGCCCTCGCCGAGGTCGGCGGAGTAGCGCCGGAAAAGTCTGAGAATGACGCGATCTTCGTCGAAGCCGTCAAACAAGTCAGCGGGGCAGGGGAGCGGCCCTTCGTTCGCGCCTCGCTCATTCAATCGACGCCGCTGATGCGGACCCTCGGCCGCCCCAACCGCGAGCAAGTCGTCACCACCCGCCCCGGCGAAGTGACGACCCTCGAAGCCCTCGAACTGAGCAACGGCGAGCCCCTCTCCGATCTGCTTGCTGCCAGTGGCCAGAAACTGGCGGCTACCTATGCCAACCTTTCGGCGGCCGAAATCAGCCGCGCGCTCGTTCGCGCCGCATTGTCTCGCGAGCCGACCGACGAAGAATTGCAGTTGCTGGTCGAAACCGCCGGCGAATCGCCGACGCCCGACACCCTGGCCGACGTGCTGTGGTGCATCGTCATGCTCCCCGAATTCCAATTGGTTCGTTAAACGATTTCCATTTCGCTATGAATCAAAAACAACTCGATCGCCGCAGCTTCCTCCAAGCCACCTCCGCCGCCGCCATCGCCACGATGGGGATGTCGGCGCCGCGGCTCGCCCTCGGCAGCGCCGGCGAACAACTCGTCCAGCCGATCCCCAAGGCCGACGCCTGCATCCTGCTCTGGATGGCCGGCGGCATGGCGGCGCCCGACACCTTCGACCCCAAGGCGTACCTGCCGTTCGAAAAAGGCCTGCCGGTCGAACGCGTCCTTAGCACGTTCCCGGCGATCGACACGGCGGTCGACAACATCAAGATCACCGCCGGCCTCGAGAACATCGCCAAGGTGATGGACCGCGGCACGCTCATTCGCTCGCACGTGCAGCCCGACCTCGGCCACATTCTCCATAGCCGCCATCAGTACCACTGGCACACCGGCTACGTCCCGCCGCAAACGGTCGCCGCCCCGCACATCGGCAGTTGGATGGCCCGCGTCCTCGGCGCCCGCAACCCGGTAATGCCGGCGTTCGTCGACGTTGGTCAGCGGCTCGAGGGCGTCGGCGAGAAAGAAGAACTGAAGGCCTTCCACACCGCCGGCTTCTTCGGCGGCGAATACGGCCCCTTCCTACTCCCGTATCCGCAAGACGCCGTCGGCGCCGTCCGCCCACCGAAGGGAATGACGCCCGACCGCTTCGAAGCCCGCTACAAACACTTTCGCGAACTCGCCCTCCGCGGCGCCCTCGGCAAGCATGGCAGCGATCATCAACAAGAGTCGATGATCCGCGCCATGGAAAACGCCCATCGCCTGCTCAGTTCGCCCGACCGCGTCGCGTTCGATCTCTCCGACGAACCGAAACGCAGCTACGACCTGTACAACAACGGCCGCTTCGGCCTCGGCTGCTTGCTAGCACGCCGGCTCGTCGAAGCCGGCACGCGATTCGTCGAAGTGACCACCGAGTACGTTCCCTTCGAAGGCTGGGACACGCACGAGGAAGGTCACTCGCGACTCGTAAAGATGAAGGAGTCGATCGACCGCCCCATCGCCCAGCTGATTCTCGATCTCGAAGAGCGCGGCATGCTCGACCGCACGCTCGTCATCGTTGCTAGCGAGTTCAGCCGCGACATGATGATCGAAGGCGTCCCCGGCAGCACCGCGAAGGACCAATCGCGGGCCAAGAGCGACACACTCGAACAGCCGGCCCACTACGGCCTCCACCGCCATTTCACCGGCGGCAGCAGCTGCCTGCTCTTCGGCGGCGGTTTCAAGAAGGGCTTCCTCTACGGCGAAACGGCCGCCGAGCGTCCTTGCCTCGCGATCAAGAACCCCGTCTCCGTCACCGACCTCCACGCCACCATCTTCCACGCGATGGGCGTCTCGCCGAAGACCGAGTTCACCATCGAGAAGCGCCCCTTCTACGCCACCGAAGACGGCAAGGGCCAAGTCGTCGAAGAGCTCTTCGCGTGAGCGGGCGAACTCGCTTGCATTCGGACAGGATAACAGGATTGCTCAGATCAACATGATCTGGCGAGAGCGAGCTTCAGTTAAGCGTAGCGTCTGTCATCCCGAGCGGAGCGAGGGATCCAGTAGCTCAAACGAGCTTTCAGATACTTCGCTCCGCTCAGAATGACGCTGTCGTTTGATATTAAAAACCAATCCTGTCGATCTCCTACCCATCCTGTGATCCTGTCCAGTCTTAACTAACCGGCAGCCACTCACCCTATTCTGCGCGACCTCGCCAAACCCCCGCGAGTACGGCCCCACTGGCCCGTCAATTGCAGGAATTTCAGGCTCCTCCGCGCGAAACAGCGAAGATATCCATTGTTTTGACGCTGCATACCGGCTATCGTCCCGGCGCACGGATCCCTTTATTTCTCCCGGCCGCCCGTTTGCGGCCCTGATTGCAGGAACGAGACCTTGGCGAAACTCCTCCCGATTGGCAGCCTGCTGGCCCTCGCGCTCACATGTCTACTCCCGTCGCTGGCAACGGCGGCGGTCCCCAGCGACACCATCATGTCGTCAGCGACCAAAGGCTTCGCCTCTGTCGCCAACGCCAAGCAGCTTGAGGCCAACTGGAACAAAACCCAGATGGGCCACCTCGTCAAAGACGAGGCAATGCAGCCGTTCGTCACCGATATGAAGCGGCAGATTGAACGCAAACTCTCCGACACCCGCACCAAGCTGGCGATGACTGTCGAGGATCTCCGCGACGTCGCCACCGGTGAAATCGGCCTAGGTTTGGTCGCTCAGGAATCAACTCGCGCCGCCGTGGCCATCACGGTCGACGTGACGGGCAACGCCCCGGCTGCCCAAACGCTGCTCGGCAAGATCGACCAAGAACTGGCCCGCCGCAAGGCAAAGCGTTCCGACGTCACCGTCGGCGGCGTGAAGATGGCCGTCTACGCCATCCCCCCGCAACACGACAAGGACATCGCCCGTGAGGCGGTCTTCTTTATCAACCAAGATCTGCTCTGCGCCACTGACAGCCGTGCCGAGGCCGAGGCGATGATCGGACGCTTCGGCGGCAAAGGCCAGTCGCTCGCCAGCGTCAAACCGTACACGACCACGATGGGGCGCTGCGCCGCCGAGGCGGACAATCTCGTCCCCGAACTCCGTTGGTACATCGAGCCCTTCGGCTACGCGAAAGCGAGCCGCTCGCTAGCCCCTGGCGAAGAACTCGCCAAGCAGGGCAAGGACTACGTCAACATCCTCGAGAACCAAGGCTTCGACGCCATCCAAGGCATGGGCGGGTTCGTCAATCTCGCCGCCTACGGTTCGTTCGAAGTTCTCCACCGCACCTCGGTCTACGCCCCCGCGGTGACCACCGACCCCACGAAGTACAAGCTCGCGATGCGGATCATGCAGTTCCCCAACGCCGAGAAGATGCCCCCCGAGCCATGGATTCCGCGGTCGCTCGCCAGCTACCGCACGTTCAACATGGACATGCAAAACGCCTACTTGTACTTCGGCTCGCTCTTCGACGCGATCGCCGGCTACGAAGACGCGTTCAAAGACGTGATCGAAGGCCTTGAGAAAGATCCGTACGGCCCGCAGGTGGTCGTCGACAAAGACTTCGTCGCTCACCTCGGTCAGCGCGTCTCGCTCTTCACCGACTACGAACTACCGATCACCACGAAGAGCGAACGGTTCATGTTCATGGTCGAACTGAAGGACGAAGCGGCCGTCGCCGCGACGGTCGAGAAGTTCATGAAAGCCGATCCGAACGCTCAGCAAAAGGAATTCCAAGGCAAAGTCGTCTGGGAGATCAAACCCGCTCAGGAAGAGATTCCGGAGCTGGAGATCGACCTTGAACCAGCCGGCGAAGAAATCGACGTCGTCGAAGACGGCAGCCTGAAGCCAGGCGCCATGAGCACCTCGGCCGTCTGCGTCACCGACGGCCATCTGCTGGTCGCCTCGCACCTGTCGTTCCTCGAAAAGATGCTGGCCGCCAAGGCCGCCGGCGACAAGCTCGCCGATGCGACTGATTTCCGCGAAGTTGAAGCCTCGCTCAATCAGCTTCTCCCCGGCGCCGTGGCCGTTCGCTGCTTCCGCCGCACCGACGAAGCCTACCGCCCGACCTATGAACTCCTCCGCCAAGGCAAAATGCCCGAATCGGAAACGCTGCTCGGCCGCCTGCTGAACCGCCTCCTCACCTCGCCGGAAGACGAGGAAGTCGGCGCTCTGCGGAAGCAAAAGATCGACGGCCGCCAATTGCCGCCGTTCGAAATGGTCCGCCGCTACTTCAGCCCGGCCGGCATCGTCGTCCGCTCGCTCGACGACGGCTGGTTCGTCGTCGGCGCCACGCTCACCAAGCAAGGCGCCGTCGCCAAGCTTGGCGAAGCGAGCAGCGGCGAAGGCGCCCAAGTTCGCTAACTGCGAATTGCACGGCTCAACGCAAACCAAAAAAGCTCCCTGGCATTCCCAGGGAGCTTTTTGCGTTGAAGCGTGTCGCCGCTTCCCTAGCCCCGGGCTCCGCCCGGGGGTCGGTAACCATTCCGCTAGGCATCGCCGCACGTTACGCTATCCCACCTCCGGGCGGAGCCCGGGGCTAGAAAAAAGAGCGTCGCGCCACCTACCTCGGCACAACCATCTTCGCCCAAAACGGCCGCTGCCGATCAGCCCGCGTCCGCACATCCTCCAGCAGCACCGACGCACTCGGCTTGATCCCCCCTTCGGGGTCGGGCAACTTCCGGTTGTTCAGCGTCAGCCGCATTGGCTTGTTGAAGTCGACGTAGTCGGGGCTCAGCCACAACGTCACGCCATACCCACGCGCGTCGGCGGTGAGGCGATTGTATTCATTGTCCGGCGTGATCCGCCCCTTGATGTGCGCCGGCGTCACGCGACCGCCCGACCAATCGGTCGGGTAGATCATGAACTGGTTCTCCAGCTCATCGAC
This sequence is a window from Lacipirellula parvula. Protein-coding genes within it:
- a CDS encoding MGH1-like glycoside hydrolase domain-containing protein, which codes for MQSRILLRSSAAIAALLFSFQRVPSASAAEAPSPWLAAEASSYSAEFNTADAASKAADLISNREAAAWIAANAPAFECPSPQIEKIYYFRWWTYRKHIRQTPHGRVLTEFLLAVSHAGPYNTVSCALGHHIAEGRWLRDQALLDEYIRFWLRSGKDGGPPPHFHQFSSWLASAMWDRYLVTGDRAGTINLLDDLVADYRQWEVERQHPDGLFWQYDVRDGMEESISGGRRVENIRPTINAYMAANARAIAAIAELAGRPELAAEFRAKATSLQEKLLAALWDEEAQFFKVRRPDDSLSDAREAIGFLPFTFNLTQPKHLAAWRQLNDPQGFKAPCGLTTAEQRHPQFRTHGTGTCEWDGAVWPFATSQTLGGLANVLRGPSQLYVTRRDFLKQLETYARAHERDGHPYIGEYHDEQTGAWLITGPKAERSRHYNHSTFNDLVITGLVGLVPRADATVEVDPLLPSDAWDWFRLENAPYHGHLVSIVWDHNGTRYHEGAGLAIWIDGREAARSPTLQRLTAQLREDGEQP
- a CDS encoding sialidase family protein, whose product is MLPSRSIGWLLSALLSLGVAEQLRAADLAKQPGFVSSEFIYESAPFPSCHASTLVETGDGLLAAWFGGTYERHPDVAIYTSRFKDGRWSAPVEVANGVESAEVRYPTWNPVLFQPKSGPLCLYYKAGPSPSTWWGMRMTSTDDGRTWSKPERLPDGIFGPIKNKPVQLASGDLLAPTSSEHDGWRVHFERSTDGGQTWTATEPVNDGEEFAAIQPSILFHQDGRLQAVGRTKEDGVFTTWSDDNGKTWNPMEATGLPNPNSGTDAVTLADGRQLLVYNHNSVKGDAGRTPLNVAVSEDGKRWSAALVLEDDATRHFSYPAVIQTADGKVHISYTWNRERIKHVVVDPAKLAVAPIVNGEWPK
- a CDS encoding PSD1 and planctomycete cytochrome C domain-containing protein; amino-acid sequence: MTFLRLRFFSLLTALLAGGSSFGALAYGADVDFAHEVIPLLQKHCASCHTNGTYKGGMSLDTRESLLDSGMVEAGDSSASYLIDLVTSDDPKMQMPPKGERLTAEEVTVLRRWIDAELPWEAGFTFKTETYDAPLKPRRPELPSSVAGVENPLDRIIYAYWQEHGLHVPAPLSDAEFYRRVSLDLVGLLPSAEAVDAFVADKSPDKRAILVRQLLDDDVAYADHWLTFWNDLLRNDYAGTGYIDGGRSQITGWLYNALLDNKPYDDFVRELISPTKESEGFAKGIIWRGQVNASQRPELQFAQNVGQVFLGVNLKCASCHDSFVDNWKLTDSYGLAAITSNEQLEIHRCDKPTGEMAKAYFLFPELGAIDGTAPREKRLEQLAGLMTAPDNGRLTRTIVNRLWHRLMGRGIVHPVDSMGARPWNEDLLDQLAIQLSDSGYDLKKTLELIATSQVYGLKSAPWDESAPVEDYIFAGPAPKRMTAEQFVDALAEVGGVAPEKSENDAIFVEAVKQVSGAGERPFVRASLIQSTPLMRTLGRPNREQVVTTRPGEVTTLEALELSNGEPLSDLLAASGQKLAATYANLSAAEISRALVRAALSREPTDEELQLLVETAGESPTPDTLADVLWCIVMLPEFQLVR
- a CDS encoding DUF1501 domain-containing protein — encoded protein: MNQKQLDRRSFLQATSAAAIATMGMSAPRLALGSAGEQLVQPIPKADACILLWMAGGMAAPDTFDPKAYLPFEKGLPVERVLSTFPAIDTAVDNIKITAGLENIAKVMDRGTLIRSHVQPDLGHILHSRHQYHWHTGYVPPQTVAAPHIGSWMARVLGARNPVMPAFVDVGQRLEGVGEKEELKAFHTAGFFGGEYGPFLLPYPQDAVGAVRPPKGMTPDRFEARYKHFRELALRGALGKHGSDHQQESMIRAMENAHRLLSSPDRVAFDLSDEPKRSYDLYNNGRFGLGCLLARRLVEAGTRFVEVTTEYVPFEGWDTHEEGHSRLVKMKESIDRPIAQLILDLEERGMLDRTLVIVASEFSRDMMIEGVPGSTAKDQSRAKSDTLEQPAHYGLHRHFTGGSSCLLFGGGFKKGFLYGETAAERPCLAIKNPVSVTDLHATIFHAMGVSPKTEFTIEKRPFYATEDGKGQVVEELFA